TACTTCGAATTTGTTAAAAGGAAATAAAGTGCTCTAGGTTAATGTGAATTGGCGGTTGACACGAGGACAAGTaacgtttaagtgtggggtgatgATGTTTGACCAAAATGCTATAATTTTAATACATTACTTGCCCCATATTTTGTTGGTTTAGTGATTAATTATGCAATATTTGAGTTAAATTGTGTTGTTTTATGTTTAGAAACATCGGGAGAAAGAGTCGGATGAAAGTTGTACGAAAAAAGgacaaaaatgcaaaaaaaaaaaacacaaaatcaTCAAGTACCCAAACCGTGCTACAGGCCAAGTAAAGCCAGCTCTGTAGCGTGCCTAACCGTGCTATAGACCAAGTAAAGCCAGCTCTATAGCCAGCTTAACCGCGCGACATGCCAGGCGTAGCTAGCTCTGTAGCCAGGCTGACGCGCTATAAGCCTGGTCTTACGAGGTCCATAGCCTGGTAATTAAATGTTGCGGGTTAAAAGACTCCAACCCGGATTTAGATTCAAGAATTTCGGCCCTAACATATAAATACTCCCCCAAACGAGTTGAGAGGGGGTTGGATAcgagtttggagaagaaaaaggATACGGAGCACTGTGGAGCAAGAATCAAACGAGTTTTTCCTCCGTTTATCTCTTTACGTTGTAGTTTAATATCTTTGAACATCATGACGATTGTTGATACATTTATGAGTATTTAAACTCTCTAATCTAGGGTTAGATAAAACCCACCGGAGGATGATTTTCTATTACGtttaatataatttagcctttgatttttctctacttgttcaactacgttttcaTTGTTTttgattgaagagctctcaattgactgtgtctatttagtgtgtattgctTGGAAAATGGTAcacatttaggtagttgttgaacaatatCACTCTTAAtgtatatgaggaatcaatacgAACGATTTAAAGGTGAGATTAAgaataacgaaaccttggtgcgatcatAGTAAGCGGTAAATTAGTGTCAGCTAGCGTAGTTCGGAAGAatacgtctagtaaattgtggtagttactcggaagagaattacgacacccaaagtactcacgatcggtagagaatacttaggcgaatttaTAGGAAATGTAACGGGGTGGATTCCGATAATAGGGAAAATCATAACCCTAGACTTTTTTAAATCTCGTCTACAATATTtactctgatggtaagcaacctccacttccaaccaagaggttgtgagttcgagtctccccaagagaaaggtgggaagttcttggagagaCGGATGCCGGAGgtttatttggaaacagcctctctacctcagggtaggggtaaggtctgcgtacacactaccctccccagaccccactaagtgggattatactgggttgttgttgttgttgtctacaATATTTGCTCTGTTAGTTATAAATTACTATATTTTAATTACGTTAATTTTAGTTAGTAAATATTCAAATCGTTATTTAATACTTCTGAAGATTGATTAATTGAATTCGTGCAAAACTAGTAGCTGTAATTAATAGGTTAATTCTCTCtgggattcgactccgaacttgtaaatcgaattatatttgcaacgatcaCTAGACCTTTTGGGAGGTATAGTTGAGCATGATAAGATCCCATTCAATCCAGCCTATTGTTAATCACCAACGCGATTACTGAGTAAAGAAATGTGAACTAACTAGTATTGAAAGAAGTGCATCACAAATTCTTATGACCTAATATTGTGTTATTCCCTAACTTTTTTGCGAAAGTGAAATGTTCTGTTCCACTTGCTTCAATTAACTAATTATTGCAAAAACATATTCTTAattttctcatttttattatcTCTCTTTACTGACCAACAACCGCTGACATTGTATCTAACGATATCACTCTTCTTATTATCCAAGGTTGTTCTCTTCAATGAAGTCACACATGCTTTTGGCCAAGTATCACCCTCTTTGTCACGAAACAAGTTATCTCAAGATTAATTATCTTTATATTAGTTATTCCGGGATTGTTACCCCATTTTTTTATATGGATAAATAAAAATACTATAATCCcgaaataattaatttcaaaattaATTATACTGTAATTTTATCCTAACCAAACATGatataaactcatctcaaatttaatttcgaaattaattattttttatcccTCGTACCAAAGGAACTTTTAGAATTGGTACAATGCACCGGTCAATGTTATTCCGGGATGAAAATAATGACGGTGATGGAATAGAAGATGGATAGAGGGGTGACATTCAAGCAGAAGGCGGGATAGAAAAGAAACTTCtcttttattaaaagaaaaaataaaaagaaaaaaggtgaCACAAAAGAAAAAGCCTGCATGGGTCTgttgaaaaagaagaaagagaaagaaaaaaaggaaaaagaaaagagaaatataatttttaaaaagtaaaggtaaaaaataaaataatttaatactgGTGCTATTTGTATATCATGCCCTTTACAATTGTCCTATTTTCCCCACTGTATAAACGTTATTCACCAAGTCATATTAACATTGGCATATATTGGAAGATACTGAAGTAGATTCGATACTATTAAATTCATCGAATTATAAAATATTGATTAGTTGAAATAattgattttgtttttcttttcaaattacaaaatCCTTTTCCTTTTAAAAAGAATGATTTGCGGCGTCGTACTGTATTTTTATGCACTTCGATAGTTAATTTCGTTGAACTGATTGCAAAATTAACCACAAGCTGTCAAAATCATAACCCCACGGTCCTCAGAAGATGCCCCCTGCGACCCCTCAGTCCACCGCCACCGCCTCCGCCTCCACTGCCGTCGCCGTCGCTTCCACCGCCAATCACCGTCAAGGAAACCCCAATCCCAACCTTAACCCTAACAGAATTGACCTAAAGAACGCCAACAATCTCAACAGAGCAACCAATTCCCGTCTCTCTTCCGTAGTAGACTCCGACATGCCCGACCCGAATTCCTCGACCGGCGCCAGTTCCGCCGGCCGTCCCTCCTCTTCAACGCCGATCAAAATTGACGGATGCGAGGAGGACACAATTTTGGGCAAGTCCAAGTATTTGCATAAATTGGAAGTTCTCAAACGGCGGCATCGGCGGACGAAGCAACTACAACGTATATACAGAGACTGTTACTGGGCGTTAATGGAAGAAGTGAAGCTTAAGCACAGGGAATATTGCTGGAAGTATGGAACGAGCGCTTTTCAAGAAGACGAAGATAAGACTAAGGATGGTGGCACTCTAGGGGGAACTGGAGAGAACAACAATGGCAATAATGCAGTTAATAGCAATACGTGTGGGGTTCATGGCTGCAAGTCGAAGGCAATGGCACTTACTAGGTTTTGTCATATGCATATATTGTCGGACTCCAAGCAGAAGCTCTACAAGGCTTGCAATTATGCCATCAAAAGGTTTGCTTTTTATTCTTTTCTACTTTGTGTTTCACAGATTTTTGTCTTTGCATTTTACACATTTACCATAAACATATTTCTAAGCTTTTTATGTCTGTCTCTCCGAATAGGTAGGTTGAACTTATCATGCCCTAGAATATATAGCACTGCTACTTGTTAAACCTATTAAAACAAGGAATATGTAGTACTACTTGTTATTTAGTTAGCCCGAGTATGATTACTAGGCGAAATCTGCTGACAGTGGAAAAAGATAGTCTCTTCTTTTGTGGAGAAATTTTTATACCAGCTAATTGATGGCTGGTTGCACTTATTAAGATATGAATTGCGAGAAATACACGTTGCTTGGAGAGTAATTCGCAGTGATTTGTCCTTCCTGAATTGTTTCTGAAGCAGAATTCGTGCCCCTAATTTTATGTTTTATTGCTTAACTAATCTGGATCTAATAATTTTTTACTTACTAATAAAGAAAATCTTTATCTTTTTACTCAAAAGGAGTTTTACTAATATAGAATCTAACTATTTTTTGATAAGTTGCTGATATTTTTGAAAATGATACCTTTAGTGAGTGAGATTGGTTCATCATGAATTGACAACTTGTTTGGGACGGAAATGTAGTTGTTGTTATAGTGAGTAAAATTGGTTGCCTACACTGTATCCAGAGCTGCAAATTACCACGTTATGACTTGTAAGTTAGTATAAGTAGGCTAATGTCGTTCTTGCACGTGCATATTGTGTTCATTTACTGAGTAATCTGTTTGGTTATGGCTTTCAATAATCAATATATCATCTATGTCTCAATCCTAAGTTATAGGGGTCGGCTTTGGTACTGtcttaattaaaagaaaattattctGTTTGGTGATCGTGACTCTTACTCAATAAATGTGTGAGCCCAGCTCAGATAATTTAGGCTTCATTTTTGCCGTGCTTATGAATCGATGCTTGTcaactcttttttattatttccaTTTAAGAAGCAATCAGAACTTTTGTTCAAAATGATTCACCGAATTGCCGTTGTCGTGAAATGCTTGCATCTATTAGCATGCTTTTCAGTTCTCATCTTTGTCTCTAACCTGCTTCCATGGAGGGCTAACACATGCCAATGATGCTCCTTACTTCACATATGCACGTTCTTCCTCCATTTGTCTCATCTTATTCCCATAATTGATATATCCAATCTATCTGTTACACAAAGACAACCTTTAAAGAGCCATTTGTCCACAGTGGCCTCAAGGTATAGTGTCCTCTGCCGCCTAGATAGATTTGCACTACATATCAATGTTATTGGGAGTTCTTCTACTTCTATTTGCTCAAACTTCAAGTACTGAAGCCCTAGGATATCCTGAATTGCCTATTCTACAATTAGAAGGTGTCTGCGAACACTCGAGTGATCTCTCAAAAAATTAAGCTGGACTGCCATCAAATTCTCTACTCTATTTTTAGCTTAGCCTTAAAAGAAATATCTTCCTTCAGTCCCAGAATCCATATGATAGCAGCATATAATCTTTCAGTAAAAAGAAATCTTGTCAGTGCTATATTCACTGCTTTCAAGTTGTCTCCATGTTGTTATTCTTAAAAAAGTGTTGTCTCCATGTGTTGAAAGGATTCTATGAAAATGGTTTCCTTTCACCATTCCGTTCTCGAATTCACCTGGTTTCAATTCTGTTGGCTTCATTTGTTACCGTAGCAGCAATGGCAGATTGTTTCTAACGGGAGTTTCTTTGCTGCACTGATCATCCCAAAACTTTAACCTGCATCTCTTCCCTATCTCTAAACTGCTGCTTTATGAAGTTCCCATCCTTTCATCATGCCTTTTCATAGGGACCAGTAGAGACACCATTAACACATCCTTTTTTTAGTATCAGTGCCAGCAGCACTGATCCATCTTTGATATCTGCTTCATATTAGCAGGTGATCACTTCGTGTCACTATCTGGCTTCTTCCATGCTATATTTCCAAGCCAAATTATCCAGAAGAGCTATCTTAAAGTTAACAACCTGAATTATTGAAATAAAATAGCACCAGGGAATTTGCCCATGAACTTTGATAAATTATGTACCCCTTGTTGTTTCCATCCGAATAGAAATCTCCTTGTAGTTGCTTTAACCTATCGCGATCTGATTTGGTGACAGAAGCATTTTAAAGTTTGTAAAAGGTGCAGGACGAgtattcttttttccttttcttgggTGATTGGtaaagtaaaaataatttttttttaaaattaagtgCTTGTTTGGCTAGACTGAAATAGTGCTTGTTTCGACGGGCAAAAAGACCATATCTCTAGAGTAAAAAACAAGTTACGACATTTCTTTATTGGTGTATGATAAATGGaccttgggcctaactcaaccccaaaagctagcttaTGAGGTGAGGATTGCCCAAGAGCGTATAGGGAGACCAAGGACCTCAAattccaccgatgtgggacaactcAACAATGTAAAAGTAGCTTCATTGATAATATAGACCAATATATGGATTTTCTGGAGTAGCTAGGGAGATGTTCTACCTGACCGTATGAATATGCCCAGCAGTCTTGTGTAACTTTTTGGTACCATCTTGGTACTCGGTTAATAAATCATTAtggtaaaaaaataataattttaaaccAAGTGGCAGGCTCCAAGATGTTGCATAAACTATAGACAATATTGGGAATGAGATGGACTAATGATGTACGCATCCGCACACATGCACATACATAGGGACAAGAGATGGGGGAATCTAAAGCAATGTGAGCCGAATTGAAGTTTAGTCATTGCGTTGAAAGAAGTTCGAAAAGGGCCAAATGtctttgacttgtttaggatATGAGCCTTACACTACAATATAAAGGCCTAATGCACCCAATTGCAGTATATGCACTTTAACGTCTTTAAAGCATTTGTTGTTGCTCCCTCTCCAAGTGGACCAAAACAAAAAAGCAATTACAATTAGGAAGAGTCTACTACGACGTACATTTGACTTTTTGGATCTCATACCTTGCACAAGAAAATGAATGAGAAATAACAGATTAGGTTTGGGAATGTGGGTAGTCCAAGGTTCAAGCACCATTTTCAGAACTATTTTATTGAAGATGAGATGTTCGACAGCTTACATAATTAGTTTAAAGTAGTGATTATTTTCTATTTATCAAGGTTCTCTATTTTTCTGGAAtattttgtgagtttttactgaaATATTCTACTCTCGTGCAAAGAGTGCTCTAGTACCTAGGAAGCAAAAATTTGTGTGCGAGGGTAATTTTGGTTCTTGAAGGTTTGAAGGTAAAGTAAACGCACTATAGGTAGGTCATAGGTGGCTTCACTTTTGTTCTGAAATCCTTTTAAGGTGGATTAGGTCACTCACTCGGCAACTAtgctttgttttgaattgtgtaCTTCTATTCTAACTTTCTAATGTCATGGTGTAATGCCTATTGGATCTAGTTCTGATTCGTAgggttttatcttttctttcttttcagatGATACTACTTGTTATTCATTTTGTTCCGGCCCATTTATGCTTAAACCTTCCATATGACATTAACCATCATTAATGATTTAAACCCATAAATTCCGCTAAATTCAACCTCAAATCTGCACTAAATTGAATCCTAAAAACTAACCTTCATGCTATGTTGTGCGGACTATCCAAAACAGCTGCCGCCCACGTGTCGGATCCTCCAGAAATGCACTagttttggaggatccgacatgcACCCATCAACATTTTCGGAGAGATGGAGCAATATAGCCCCATGCTTTTTAGTAAATAAAGGAGAAACTCTCAACTGTGATGATCATTATTTCTTGATAATGGAGAGATTTCCAATTTTTCCAGCTTCAAAATACGATGGAAAATGGGCCTCCCTATATCATTCTccacttaaataaataaaaaatacttGGTTCACTAGCCAACATTTGAACTCGTGATGTACACCTGCGCCACGTTACACGTTGTGCTATCTCTTCCGTTGAACCAAAGTTCCCAATTAACTTTCATTATTTCATGTATTAGAAATGCTCATTTAAAGTCTTTCTCCCAATGAGAAGGCATTTTGACATTTCAATTGAGAGGTCTAAGgcctcattttttttaatttaaaaataagaCGTCTCAATCTGAATGCATGTCTGAATATCAAGGTGTGTATTAAGATTAAcacatctgaatctgaatacacatctgaatgttaagatgtgtattaagatccgaatactaaatgattaagactgtttgatttttaacatctaaatgtataaaatttacctttatttaaaaattaataaacataaaattaaataaaatactaattaatctaatattccaccaataaaatatatagtttttaaaaatatgatagttgttggtggtgatggctaacgaTAGTGCTTGTGAATGCCAACTAAAAGCGGTGGTTGGTGGTAGATTTGGTTGATGGTGGTAGTTTTGGTTGGTGATAGTTTAGGGTAGTAGCTAGTGGTGATTGGTAGTGGTACCTATTATCTAAGTTGCACGGACTCTTCAATTTTGGTGCCGTCCCCGTCTCGATACGAGACTTGGACGGGTGCTGGAGCGGGAAACGTCCCGGATACGGTCAACCGACTTCGGACACTTTGACCGGAGTTCATCGACAAATTTGGGAGaaaaaattgagattttgatttctcaaaatcaaaaattaaacaGATTTAAGTTATGGAAAATGGCATACCTTTAATGTTGTAGTATTTTTGTCtcatatttgcttttgtgtgtcGGAGAAACCAAAAATTCAAAGTGTCATGTTCTGATTTTGGACTTCATGTAAACTTAGCAGATGTAGATGGAACTTTGCCTTgaattgctttctttttctcttatgaGGGAAGAACAAAAGGGATGTGAACGAAGCGTGAATGGCGATCTGTACGAGCTTGAAAGAAGCTGGGGAATTTTGAGCATTTGTAAGAGAAGATGAGAAGTTGGGGAATTTTGAGGAAGATGAGAAGTAGGGGAATTTTGAGGAAGATGACCTAGAAGATCGGTAGTTCCTTCCTAAAGACTCTTAATtgtaataatataataataagtaACCCCTTCATTCTCCATTATATGCCACCTGTCCCCTTTATTCTCCACACTTGTGAGTTGTGACACGTTATTGACAGGTTTTTAGTTGCTATTTGCAAATATTTCTTTCTCATACAATATATAGGAATAATTTCTAAATTAATTTTTTCATGTTGATTTTttgctaaataatttatatattttaatCGCGCAAAATTAATTTATACGAAATTATTTACTAGTTGTACAAATTTATagctctattttttattattttgaattttcttagccGTATCCCCGCACCCGTATCCATATATGGATTCACACCTccgaatcttaaaatttagattttGCCGAATCCGATACTTGGAACCGTCCCCGTATCGGATACCCGCACCtgagtccgagcaacttagctATTATGATTGAGGCTGGTGGTTGTgagtggtgatagttaataatggcgggtggtggtggtggtggtagttgTGATTGAGGAAGATGGTGGCGGGTGGTAGTAGTTTATAATCATGGGCAGTGCCAGCTatggttgttgatggtgatggggtggttagttgtggtagttgaggtggatgagtgttGGTTGTCGTTGAGAATGATGGTGGTGGGAAGGGTGAGGATGGTGGGTGGTGGTAGTCGACAATGATGGTGGCTATGATTGAGGATAATAGTGGTGGTGGGTGGCATGATGATAGATGATAATGGTAGGCGATGGAGGCAGTTAATAATAAATATggatgatagcatcttaatgaaattaagtctttgTTATAAATCttaatcatacaaacctattcaGACCCGttaagtggttgtgaagtaaaaaaaacaaacacaTTTAATGATTAAGATCTGGATAATTAAGATTtagactttaaaaacaaacgcaCTTAATATCTGAAatgatctgaatgattaagatttagacctccattaagtgcaaacaaatgaggcctaatTACCATTTTCTATCTATTAGCCATCACCATAACTCTAACTTTATAGATGCACCTATCCTCAAAATGAAATTTATATGGATTTACCACGTACATCTCATTCCAAGTCTGAAGCCTTTGAGATTGAAAGCCCCCAGCCCCCCtcctttgggggggggggtcccTGGAGTGAAGCAAGTGAAATTTGGCGTGAGCCTTTCTCGTTATATTATCTGCTGACTCTAAGTATCTCATTTATGCTTCAGAAAGCTACCAACCAATTGGACCTGGTGATATATTTTATTAGAGTCAATGTGATTTAATCTTTTAATACAAAAAGCACCAAGTTGGTACACACAGGTAAACCCTATTGGatggaatttttttattttttatttttttatatttcaaaagcaagaaagaCTATTTGAATATTTGAATCCAAGACGCTTGGacaaatgataacaaaaaacaaaaaagacgCAAAAAACTGGTAAGGCCCTCATGAACAAACCACTCAATAGTTATAATTGCTAACTCTTTCTTCTTGTGCTTGTCATAATTTATGTTTGTTTCCATTCTTCTTAATTAGATTCTAATTTTTAGCTTGATTGCTTTCTTCCTGCCTTCATCTTCCTGCGTTAAACTTTAACAGAACAGCCTCTAGTTCTCTCCTCATTTTCCATGTCGACGCCCTAAAACTTTCCAAAGGATTTAACAATTAAAAAAAGGCTTTCCAAAGGCTTTATCTACAGTTCACGCATTTGACTCAAAAGAGGTCtagcatataaaaatatattcaTATCTCTATTTCACGGTGTTAGAGTCAGACTGCTGTGTACTTCCCATGTCACTTCCATTTGTGGAAATAGAGGAAACAAAGAATGAACTCCTGAGATTCATTAAGTCCCTTTCGCAAGGATGATTAAATTCCTTAGCTGCTTGGCTTTGGACCTCTCATCAGAAAGAAATTTGGAAACTTCGCAACCCCTTCTCAGTGACTCCGTTAGTTCAGGTTTGCTTTCCTAATTCTGTAAATTGCTCTTTTGGGTGATTTCATCTACGCTTCTGATCCGTCTCTTATCTTCACAAATAAAATGTTCTAACTTATACTATTCCTCTTAAGAAAAGGGGACGTTTGCTATGTTTGAAGCTTACTTCTTCTGGTGAAGCTTACTCCTGATGATGCATTATTTTCCTTCATTAGGCATCTCCTTTCGTTCAGTCTTGTTTACTGTCTTATCTTCCCTCTCACTTATTCTTTGGACTCAGTAGTAGTGGGTAAAATATCTGCCCCGCATTGTTTCTTACTCAGAAATTTGTAGCCCGTCTTGATTTCCGAGGCCAATATTTTGATATGATTCTGGCCCATTTGATGTGATCTATAATGGTCAATTCTACTGATATTTACAATTGCCTCTTGCTAGCCGCGCCCGTTTCCCACATCCATCAATTTTACGCATGTCCGAGAATTCGTCCCTATGATATTACTAAAGATATCTTTTCGAACTCCTATAGTATTGATTTCTAAGAACTATCTCAGTAAGTATTCCGTTTGCTCGGGATTGAGATTAGGAAAATCCTCACCATTAAGTTGTGGTTGCATAAAATAGGTCTTCATAAAGACTTCCATTAAATTTCATTCTCTTCTTGTTTCTTTTCCAAAATATCGTGGACCGCCACCAAGTCTTTGGTCTGGTAGTAAGAGCGTAGCGCATGATGTGGGTTAGACACACGAAACGAGTTCAACTCTATCGCAGAACAAAAacctggtatttaagtggagaaggacAGGCCCATTATCCATGAGTTTCGAATCGTGCACCAATTGGCCCTTGGGGATTTCTTAGTTACAAATACACATATATATtgtgtatatataatatatatatatatatatatatatatacatattgtgTATCATTTTTAGTTTACCGGTTTAGTTTACCGGTTCCTTTCATTAAGAATAAGGTAAATAAATCTTATTAATAAGGGAGAATTTCCTTATAAAAGTTGCATACCAGGAAGTCGAAAGGCTACACTAAAATATAATTATCTAAAAAAAACACGCAATCCTCTATATTAATAAATAATAGGGGCCTCATGGGTGCACCTAaagtttaattaaaaataaaatggtACTCCACAAATGTATACTGTCATTCTCCATCCCCAGAGCTTTGGTTTAGTGGTAAGGTCGCAACACTTAGTGTGTGAGTTAGACACACGTCACAGGTTCGAACACTGCCATAGATAAATCCTGGTATTAAAGTTGCGAGGAGACTAGATGGGCGAGTTCGCACTCCCGGAGTTTCGAACCCGTTGGGCAACTGGAGTCGGGTAGAAGACCACGAGAGATTTCTCATATATGAAAAACAAAGTCATTCTCCATTCCTTTAAAACTTCTCCTATTTTTATCCTTGGAGAGGTAGATGGATAATGTCTTATGCCCTACATAAGTTTTCCTTCTTCCAGTGGCAGAGTTGTGTAGGCATCTTCACCATGCCCAATAATGTCCATTATACTCCAAACTAGTTTAATAGCACAGACCACAGTTGGTGCCACATGGAAATGCAACAGGAGGTCCACTCTTTGCCCAAGCATCTGCACTACTGATGAAGCACCGACTAGCATAGTTGAGCCTCCTCCTCCTCAAGTTCTCAGCTGTCAATATCATTCTCCTTGTTTCCAGCCATTGGCACCCTGAGAATCCAGATC
The Nicotiana sylvestris chromosome 11, ASM39365v2, whole genome shotgun sequence DNA segment above includes these coding regions:
- the LOC104212845 gene encoding uncharacterized protein, whose protein sequence is MPPATPQSTATASASTAVAVASTANHRQGNPNPNLNPNRIDLKNANNLNRATNSRLSSVVDSDMPDPNSSTGASSAGRPSSSTPIKIDGCEEDTILGKSKYLHKLEVLKRRHRRTKQLQRIYRDCYWALMEEVKLKHREYCWKYGTSAFQEDEDKTKDGGTLGGTGENNNGNNAVNSNTCGVHGCKSKAMALTRFCHMHILSDSKQKLYKACNYAIKSSPTGPILCGKPILRSTVPSYCSLHFQKAEKHVTRALKKAGLNVSNTSKLAPKFHVIVAEYVSQIQNRRRAAQKAILEITEVKEENSS